From the Accumulibacter sp. genome, one window contains:
- a CDS encoding ISKra4 family transposase translates to MVCRGCSEPLQRAIVDFGADAPAARIPQKLKEHYGIEVSASTCWPIVLRHAATIDERPKAAAKIPARDGVEQLIGEIDGSMIPVVETAESDDQSAKVDRRKTRRVGWREARLSLVHAPGSVTPVFGATVGPPDQVGETLLRTAVQAGLGRKTKVHAVSDGAAWIADQVSEQFGLQGHFLVDFYHVCDYLTAAGDTIAGTAARAWLETQKDRLKQNRLQDVVEELQRFVEDDTVPDANAPVRAAHRYLTNRPGQFNYQDALVAGLPIGSGEIESAHRYVIQDRLKRAGAWWKLKNAKHMLALRVCRANQEWDRYWQSTRQQAA, encoded by the coding sequence GTGGTCTGCCGGGGCTGCTCGGAGCCGCTGCAGCGAGCGATCGTTGATTTCGGGGCGGACGCGCCCGCGGCGCGCATTCCGCAGAAGCTGAAAGAGCACTACGGTATCGAGGTGTCCGCCAGTACGTGCTGGCCGATCGTCTTGCGGCATGCCGCGACGATCGACGAGCGCCCGAAAGCGGCGGCAAAAATCCCGGCACGAGACGGCGTAGAGCAGTTGATCGGCGAGATCGATGGGAGCATGATTCCCGTCGTGGAGACGGCCGAATCGGACGACCAGAGCGCGAAAGTGGACCGCCGCAAGACCCGCCGGGTGGGCTGGAGGGAAGCGCGTTTGAGTCTGGTCCATGCGCCGGGCTCCGTCACCCCGGTGTTCGGCGCCACCGTGGGCCCGCCCGACCAGGTCGGAGAGACGCTGTTGCGCACGGCGGTTCAGGCCGGACTGGGGCGTAAGACCAAGGTCCATGCGGTCAGCGACGGCGCCGCATGGATTGCGGATCAGGTGAGTGAGCAATTCGGACTGCAAGGCCACTTTCTCGTCGATTTCTACCATGTCTGTGACTACCTGACGGCCGCAGGGGACACGATCGCCGGCACGGCGGCGAGGGCTTGGCTGGAAACGCAGAAGGATCGGCTGAAACAGAACCGCCTCCAGGACGTCGTCGAGGAACTGCAGCGATTCGTCGAGGACGACACCGTTCCCGATGCCAACGCCCCGGTGCGCGCGGCGCATCGCTATCTCACCAATCGCCCGGGGCAGTTCAACTATCAAGACGCGCTCGTGGCCGGGCTGCCAATAGGGTCCGGCGAAATCGAAAGCGCACACCGTTACGTCATCCAGGACCGTCTCAAGCGGGCCGGCGCTTGGTGGAAACTGAAAAACGCCAAGCACATGCTGGCGCTGCGTGTCTGCCGCGCCAACCAGGAGTGGGACCGCTATTGGCAGTCCACACGTCAACAGGCCGCCTGA
- the tnpC gene encoding IS66 family transposase: MDLASELASFSPSPELVFWAENRLGGLLEQVKTNATEIRWRDAKIEKLTLELAYLRRMKFGVKSESLAAGERDLFDETLAADLAACEARLAERRQAAEMGPHQLPAEKPKRDRAGRQPLPEELPRVEHLHEPETCTCGQCGQALVRIGEDVTEKLSIVPAEFFVERHIYPKYACRPCETLTAAPAVASVIDGGLATPALLAWVMVSKYADHLPLYRLERQAARSGVTLSRSTLADWVGRIGVALEPLWLRLAELLRQGTVLHADETPVQQLDPGNGKTKRAYLWAYRSNALASDPPIVVFDYQPGRGGKYVAEFLADWQGALMVDEFAGYQALFRGEVIELACLAHARRKFFDLHQANRSPLAAEALRRIGELYAIEDAAKGKAVEERARRRKETSQPLLEALHLWLQNTRRSVADGGALAKAIDYSLRRWPALARYATNGFYPIDNNPVENAIRPIAIGKKNWLFAGSEAAGQRAAAIQSLLETARLNGIEPMAWLTDTLDKLPSWPNSRIDELLPLKKPV; this comes from the coding sequence ATGGATTTAGCGAGCGAACTTGCCTCCTTCTCACCCTCGCCAGAACTGGTTTTCTGGGCCGAGAATCGGCTCGGTGGACTGCTCGAACAGGTCAAGACCAACGCCACGGAGATTCGCTGGCGCGATGCCAAGATCGAGAAGCTGACCCTCGAACTGGCCTATTTGCGGCGGATGAAGTTCGGCGTCAAGAGCGAGTCCCTGGCCGCCGGCGAACGGGACCTCTTCGACGAAACGCTCGCTGCCGACCTGGCCGCCTGCGAAGCCCGCCTGGCCGAACGGCGCCAGGCGGCCGAAATGGGGCCGCATCAGCTGCCCGCCGAGAAACCGAAACGCGACCGCGCCGGCCGTCAGCCCCTGCCCGAGGAACTGCCGCGTGTCGAGCACCTGCACGAGCCGGAAACCTGCACCTGTGGGCAATGTGGTCAGGCCCTGGTGCGGATCGGCGAGGACGTGACCGAGAAGCTCAGCATCGTCCCTGCCGAGTTCTTCGTCGAGCGCCACATCTATCCCAAGTACGCCTGCCGGCCCTGCGAAACCCTCACCGCCGCACCGGCTGTGGCTTCGGTCATCGACGGCGGTCTGGCGACACCGGCCTTGCTGGCCTGGGTGATGGTCAGCAAGTACGCCGATCATCTGCCCCTCTACCGTCTTGAACGGCAGGCCGCCCGCTCGGGGGTGACCCTGTCGCGTTCGACGCTGGCCGACTGGGTCGGCCGCATCGGCGTCGCCCTGGAACCGCTCTGGCTGCGTCTCGCCGAACTGCTGCGCCAGGGGACGGTGCTGCATGCCGATGAAACCCCGGTGCAGCAACTCGATCCGGGCAATGGCAAGACCAAGCGGGCCTATCTCTGGGCTTATCGCAGCAATGCCTTGGCCAGCGATCCGCCGATCGTCGTCTTCGACTACCAGCCCGGCCGGGGTGGGAAGTATGTGGCGGAGTTCCTCGCGGACTGGCAAGGTGCGCTGATGGTCGATGAGTTCGCCGGCTACCAGGCGCTGTTTCGTGGCGAGGTGATCGAACTCGCCTGTCTGGCCCATGCCCGGCGGAAGTTCTTCGACCTCCATCAGGCGAATCGCAGTCCCCTTGCCGCGGAGGCCCTGCGCCGCATCGGCGAGCTGTATGCCATCGAGGACGCGGCGAAAGGGAAGGCGGTCGAGGAACGCGCCCGACGACGAAAGGAAACCAGTCAGCCGCTGCTCGAAGCCCTGCACCTGTGGCTCCAGAACACTCGCCGATCGGTGGCCGACGGCGGTGCCCTGGCCAAGGCGATCGACTACAGTCTGCGGCGCTGGCCGGCATTGGCCCGGTACGCCACGAACGGTTTCTACCCGATCGACAACAACCCGGTCGAGAATGCCATTCGCCCGATCGCCATCGGGAAGAAGAATTGGCTGTTCGCCGGTTCCGAGGCGGCAGGCCAACGCGCCGCGGCGATTCAATCGCTGCTCGAAACCGCCCGCCTGAACGGCATCGAGCCGATGGCCTGGCTGACCGACACCCTGGACAAACTCCCCTCCTGGCCGAACAGCCGCATCGACGAGTTGCTGCCGCTCAAAAAGCCAGTGTGA
- a CDS encoding Swt1 family HEPN domain-containing protein: MAITNHERVGKALELLKTGLLPFIERELKAKYGNGWAFEVKDVLSDTRLGAGKGESLQDVAASLVVMDRKWGEVFRQILGKSERSLVNELVTVRNAWAHQEPFSSDDAYRALDSAGRLLSAVSAAQADDVEKMKMELLRVRFDEQARSEKRKSASTAIESGVAGNLKPWREVVMPHADVASGRYQQAEFAADLWQVHLGEGSDEYRDPVEFFRRTYLTESLKGMLVGAVQRLTTGGGDRVVQLQTNFGGGKTHSMLALYHLFSGIAPTELAGIDEVMAAAGASRIPTARRVVLVGNKISPGNPATKPDGTVVRTLWGELAWQLGGGTAFARLAADDEQATSPGDVLRALFNDYGPCVILVDEWVAYARQLHDQSDLPAGGFETQFSFAQVLTESAKLARNCLLVISLPASDTSGSPQNLPHSQANDVEVGGTRGREALDRLRNVVGRVESSWRPASAEEGFEIVRRRLFQPLADPAQFRDRDVVARAFAEFYRSQQAEFPPECRESDYEKRIRAAYPIHPEVFDRLYTDWSTLVKFQRTRGVLRLMAAVIHSLWEKGDRNPLILPGNVAIDNARVQSELTRYLSDNWVPVIEKDVDGPNSLPLKLDRDLPNLGRVSACRRVARAIYMGSAPTTAAAHKGIEDRRVKLGCAMPGESPAVFGDALRRMAGAATYLYQDGPHYWYSTQPTVTKLAEDRAEQFKRNPDRVAQEIEKRLRKDLERKGDFARIHPMPATGADVPDDLDARLVVLGVNHPYSKESNSAGELAARAILESRGNAPRLYRNTLVFLAADRTRLQDLDEAARKYLAWESILSEKVQLNLTPYQVTQAETQKTAADGTVTARLPETYQWLLVPGQETPQAPITWEALRLSGTDALAVRVSRKLRSDELYLTTFASTRLRMELERIPLWRGDHVAVKQLIEDFARYIYLPRLRDSSVLLHAISDGVSLLTWVQDGFAFADRFDDAAGRYQGLRVGQMLKLTDAHAPGLVVRPEVALRQVDGERAAPSSGTTSDPPTPGGPGTIAAKPTAERGTGAAVQPVAAKPKRFHGTAVLDATRVGRDASRIADEVISHLVGLVGARVTVTIEVEAEIPGGAPDNVVRTVTENGRTLKFASQGFEKE; the protein is encoded by the coding sequence ATGGCCATCACCAACCACGAGCGCGTCGGCAAGGCGCTGGAGCTTCTGAAAACCGGCCTGCTGCCGTTCATCGAGCGGGAACTGAAAGCGAAGTACGGCAACGGCTGGGCTTTCGAGGTGAAGGACGTCCTGTCCGACACCCGCCTCGGCGCCGGCAAGGGCGAATCGCTGCAGGACGTTGCCGCCTCGCTGGTCGTCATGGACCGCAAATGGGGCGAGGTCTTTCGCCAGATCCTCGGCAAGAGCGAGCGCAGCCTGGTCAATGAGCTGGTGACCGTGCGCAACGCCTGGGCGCATCAGGAACCCTTCTCCAGCGACGACGCCTACCGCGCGCTTGATTCGGCCGGGCGTTTGCTCTCCGCCGTTTCGGCCGCGCAGGCGGACGACGTGGAGAAGATGAAGATGGAACTGCTGCGCGTTCGCTTCGACGAGCAGGCGCGCAGCGAAAAGCGGAAATCGGCCAGCACGGCGATCGAAAGCGGTGTCGCCGGCAACCTCAAGCCCTGGCGCGAAGTGGTGATGCCGCATGCCGACGTGGCGAGCGGTCGCTACCAGCAGGCCGAGTTCGCCGCCGATCTGTGGCAGGTGCATCTCGGCGAGGGGAGCGACGAGTACCGGGACCCGGTGGAGTTCTTCCGCCGCACCTACCTGACCGAAAGCCTGAAGGGGATGCTCGTCGGCGCGGTGCAGCGCCTGACCACGGGCGGTGGCGACCGGGTGGTGCAGTTGCAGACCAACTTCGGCGGCGGCAAGACGCACTCGATGCTGGCGCTCTACCACCTGTTTTCGGGAATCGCGCCGACCGAGCTGGCCGGCATCGACGAAGTGATGGCTGCCGCCGGGGCGAGCAGGATTCCGACGGCCCGCCGCGTGGTGCTGGTAGGCAACAAGATTTCTCCGGGGAACCCGGCGACCAAGCCCGACGGTACGGTCGTGCGCACGCTGTGGGGCGAGCTGGCCTGGCAGCTTGGCGGAGGGACAGCGTTCGCGCGACTGGCGGCCGACGATGAACAGGCGACCAGCCCCGGCGACGTTCTGCGCGCGCTGTTCAACGACTACGGCCCGTGCGTGATCCTGGTCGACGAGTGGGTGGCCTATGCACGCCAGCTCCACGACCAGAGCGACCTGCCGGCCGGCGGCTTCGAGACGCAGTTCAGCTTCGCGCAGGTACTGACCGAATCGGCCAAGCTGGCGAGGAACTGCCTGCTGGTGATCAGCCTGCCGGCGTCGGATACCTCCGGCTCGCCACAGAATCTGCCACACTCGCAGGCGAACGACGTGGAAGTCGGCGGCACGCGCGGCCGCGAGGCGCTCGACCGGCTGCGCAACGTCGTCGGGCGGGTCGAATCGTCGTGGCGCCCGGCGAGTGCCGAAGAGGGCTTCGAGATCGTTCGCCGGCGCCTTTTCCAGCCGCTGGCCGACCCGGCGCAGTTCAGGGACCGGGACGTCGTGGCGCGCGCCTTCGCCGAGTTCTACCGCTCGCAGCAGGCGGAGTTTCCGCCCGAGTGCCGCGAATCCGACTACGAGAAACGCATCCGGGCGGCGTACCCGATCCACCCGGAAGTCTTCGACCGGCTGTACACCGACTGGTCGACGCTGGTCAAATTCCAGCGCACGCGCGGCGTGCTGCGGCTGATGGCGGCGGTGATCCACAGCCTGTGGGAGAAGGGCGACCGCAATCCACTGATCCTGCCGGGTAACGTGGCGATCGACAACGCGCGCGTGCAGTCGGAACTGACGCGCTACCTCTCCGACAACTGGGTGCCGGTGATCGAGAAGGATGTCGACGGGCCGAACTCGCTGCCGCTGAAGCTCGACCGGGACTTGCCCAACCTGGGCCGGGTCTCGGCGTGCCGGCGGGTGGCGCGTGCGATCTACATGGGCTCGGCGCCGACCACCGCCGCCGCGCACAAGGGGATCGAGGATCGGCGCGTCAAGCTGGGCTGCGCGATGCCGGGCGAATCGCCGGCGGTGTTTGGTGACGCCCTGCGCCGGATGGCCGGCGCGGCGACCTATCTCTACCAGGACGGGCCGCACTACTGGTATTCGACACAGCCGACGGTGACCAAACTGGCCGAAGACCGCGCCGAGCAGTTCAAGCGCAATCCGGACAGGGTGGCGCAGGAGATCGAAAAACGCCTGCGCAAGGATCTGGAGCGCAAGGGCGACTTCGCGCGCATCCACCCGATGCCGGCGACCGGTGCCGACGTGCCGGACGACCTGGACGCGCGGCTGGTCGTGCTCGGCGTCAATCATCCGTACAGCAAGGAAAGCAACAGCGCCGGCGAGCTGGCTGCCAGGGCCATCCTTGAATCGCGCGGCAATGCGCCCCGCCTCTACCGGAACACGCTGGTCTTCCTGGCGGCCGACAGGACCCGCCTGCAGGACCTCGACGAAGCGGCACGCAAGTACCTGGCGTGGGAGTCGATCCTCAGCGAGAAGGTGCAGCTCAACCTGACTCCCTATCAGGTCACCCAGGCCGAGACCCAGAAGACAGCCGCCGACGGCACGGTCACCGCCAGGCTGCCGGAGACCTACCAATGGCTGCTGGTGCCGGGGCAGGAAACCCCGCAAGCGCCGATCACCTGGGAGGCGCTGCGGCTATCCGGGACCGATGCGCTGGCCGTGCGCGTCAGCAGGAAGCTGCGCAGCGACGAGCTGTATCTGACCACCTTCGCCTCCACACGCCTGCGCATGGAACTCGAGCGCATCCCGCTCTGGCGCGGTGATCACGTGGCGGTGAAGCAACTGATCGAGGATTTCGCGCGCTACATCTACCTGCCCCGGCTCAGGGATTCGAGCGTCCTGCTGCACGCGATCAGTGACGGCGTCAGTCTGCTGACCTGGGTCCAGGACGGCTTTGCCTTCGCGGATCGCTTCGACGACGCGGCCGGTCGCTACCAGGGCCTGCGCGTGGGGCAGATGCTCAAGCTGACCGATGCCCATGCGCCGGGTCTGGTGGTCAGGCCGGAGGTGGCTCTCCGGCAAGTCGATGGCGAGCGCGCAGCGCCAAGCTCGGGAACGACATCAGACCCGCCGACTCCGGGTGGCCCGGGAACGATCGCCGCCAAGCCGACCGCTGAGCGAGGAACAGGAGCGGCCGTTCAGCCCGTTGCCGCCAAGCCGAAGCGTTTCCACGGCACGGCGGTGCTCGATGCCACCCGTGTCGGCCGTGACGCCAGCCGCATCGCGGATGAGGTGATTTCGCATCTGGTCGGACTCGTGGGCGCGCGGGTGACGGTGACCATCGAGGTGGAGGCGGAGATACCGGGTGGCGCGCCGGACAACGTCGTGCGCACCGTTACCGAGAATGGGCGGACGCTGAAGTTCGCTAGCCAGGGGTTCGAGAAGGAGTAG
- the tnpB gene encoding IS66 family insertion sequence element accessory protein TnpB (TnpB, as the term is used for proteins encoded by IS66 family insertion elements, is considered an accessory protein, since TnpC, encoded by a neighboring gene, is a DDE family transposase.): MNAPLGAVPERIWLAVEAVDMRLGIDGLSARIQASLGRSPCDGTAYAFTNRRRSRLKLLVWDGTGVWLSQRRLHRGSFTWPSASDPVFALTAAQWRWLIAGVDWQRRDAPAPASWHV; encoded by the coding sequence ATGAACGCGCCGCTCGGGGCGGTGCCCGAGCGCATCTGGCTGGCCGTCGAAGCGGTGGACATGCGCCTGGGCATTGATGGCCTGTCAGCCCGCATCCAGGCTAGTCTTGGGCGCAGCCCCTGTGACGGCACCGCCTACGCCTTTACCAACCGGCGCCGCAGCCGGCTCAAACTGCTGGTCTGGGACGGCACCGGCGTCTGGCTGTCGCAACGCCGGTTGCACCGTGGCTCCTTCACTTGGCCGAGCGCCAGCGACCCGGTCTTCGCCCTCACTGCGGCGCAATGGCGTTGGCTGATCGCCGGCGTAGACTGGCAACGCCGGGACGCGCCCGCACCCGCCAGCTGGCACGTGTAA
- a CDS encoding HepT-like ribonuclease domain-containing protein produces MIGEAASKISEEKRISHPAIPWKAIIGMRNRLVHAYFDIDASIVWVAVTEEIPALLRQLKTLAASEHGG; encoded by the coding sequence ATCATCGGCGAGGCGGCGAGCAAGATCTCCGAGGAAAAACGAATTTCGCATCCGGCGATTCCCTGGAAGGCCATCATCGGCATGCGCAACCGTTTGGTCCATGCCTACTTCGATATCGATGCCAGCATCGTCTGGGTGGCGGTCACCGAGGAGATACCCGCCTTGCTTCGTCAACTGAAAACGCTTGCGGCAAGCGAACACGGCGGATAG
- a CDS encoding STAS-like domain-containing protein, producing the protein MADRVTLKIFDIVGGPVWVSTDDGQKVFDKIVAAFKANRAVELSFANRENLITAFLNAAIGQLYGGQYDEAFLQQHLAFADISDDDRAMLGRAIENAKRYFANQQAYDQTWQEVIDEDEE; encoded by the coding sequence ATGGCTGATCGCGTCACACTGAAAATATTTGACATTGTCGGCGGCCCGGTATGGGTATCCACCGACGATGGTCAAAAGGTCTTCGACAAAATCGTGGCCGCGTTCAAGGCCAATCGTGCTGTCGAGCTTTCGTTCGCCAACCGGGAGAACCTGATCACGGCGTTTCTCAATGCCGCGATCGGCCAACTCTACGGTGGCCAATATGACGAAGCCTTCCTGCAGCAACATCTCGCCTTTGCCGACATCTCTGACGACGACCGCGCAATGCTCGGACGCGCCATCGAAAACGCCAAGCGCTACTTCGCCAACCAGCAAGCCTATGACCAAACCTGGCAAGAGGTCATCGATGAAGACGAAGAATAG
- the istB gene encoding IS21-like element helper ATPase IstB, with translation MIPSEALRKRAEALHLHGLLAHWSELAECAWVEPLLTWEETERARRSLERRLAEAHIGRFKPLADFDWDWPEQCDRTAISELMSLEFLKSASNAILVGASGLGKSTIARNIAHRAVLSGHTVLFTTAGQLLGDLAAIDSDSALRRRLRHYAAPALLVIDEVGYLSYSNRHADLLFELVNRRHECRSTLITTNRSFSEWSEVFPNAACTVALIDRLVHHAEIVAIKGESYRRKEAQERTEQRTQKRRSTVGAAA, from the coding sequence ATGATCCCGAGTGAGGCCTTGCGCAAACGGGCGGAAGCCTTGCATCTGCACGGCTTGCTGGCGCATTGGTCGGAGCTGGCCGAGTGCGCTTGGGTCGAGCCCTTGCTGACTTGGGAGGAGACCGAACGGGCCCGGCGCAGTCTGGAGCGCCGTCTCGCCGAGGCGCACATCGGTCGCTTCAAGCCGCTCGCGGATTTCGATTGGGACTGGCCGGAGCAGTGCGATCGGACAGCGATCAGCGAGTTGATGAGCCTGGAGTTCCTGAAGAGCGCGAGCAATGCCATTCTGGTCGGGGCGAGTGGGCTGGGCAAGTCGACGATCGCCCGTAACATCGCACACCGGGCCGTCCTGTCCGGGCATACGGTGCTGTTCACCACCGCCGGTCAGCTCCTCGGCGACCTGGCAGCGATCGACAGCGATTCGGCTCTGCGCCGGCGACTGCGTCATTATGCGGCGCCGGCGCTGCTGGTGATCGACGAGGTCGGCTATCTGTCGTATTCGAACCGCCACGCCGATCTGCTCTTCGAGCTGGTCAACCGGCGCCACGAGTGCCGCAGCACGCTGATCACGACCAACCGTTCGTTCTCCGAGTGGTCGGAGGTCTTCCCCAATGCGGCCTGTACCGTCGCCCTGATCGATCGTCTCGTTCATCACGCCGAGATCGTCGCCATCAAGGGGGAATCCTATCGGCGCAAGGAGGCGCAGGAACGGACGGAGCAGCGCACCCAGAAACGTCGATCCACCGTCGGGGCTGCCGCATGA
- the tnpA gene encoding IS66 family insertion sequence element accessory protein TnpA: protein MDKAGEREARWRGHVDAWRASGGSQKAYCEQHGLRSHSLSYWHLRLAKGPGSSGARSPLTLVPAVRVANAVASTPSLSLHSPQSWRLDFAALPPAGWLTALWGERA from the coding sequence ATGGACAAGGCAGGGGAACGGGAAGCGCGGTGGCGGGGGCATGTGGACGCCTGGCGGGCGAGCGGCGGCAGCCAGAAGGCGTACTGTGAGCAGCACGGACTGAGAAGCCATTCGCTCAGTTACTGGCACCTGCGCTTGGCGAAGGGTCCAGGATCGAGCGGAGCGAGAAGCCCACTGACCCTGGTTCCTGCAGTGAGGGTTGCCAATGCCGTGGCCTCAACGCCGAGCCTGTCGCTCCACAGCCCCCAGAGCTGGCGACTCGACTTTGCCGCGTTGCCACCGGCTGGGTGGTTGACGGCCCTGTGGGGAGAGCGCGCATGA
- the istA gene encoding IS21 family transposase, whose product MSISTDTQAQILRYYHAERWRIGTIASQLGVHHGTVRRVLTQAGLPRTGIAPRPSRIDPYLPLIHATLAQFPTLTARRLYVMVKERGYSGGPDHFRHLVALHRPRPKAEAYLRLSTLPGEQAQVDWGHFGHLEIGRARRALLAFVMVLAWSRMIYLRFFLDARMENFLRGHVGAFDAWRGLPRVLLYDNLKSAVLERQGQAIRFNPTLLQFAGHYRYEPRPVAIARGNEKGRVERAIRYVREAFFAGRSFLDLADLNARAEAWCSGEAADRRCPEDPSLSVREAFALEAAHLLALPEHAYPTDEQVAVKVGKTPYVRFDLNDYSVPPEQVQQTLTVVADPLRVRIVDGPTLLATHRRSYDRGQCIEDPAHIATLVEQKHQASLHRGTDRLTRAVPESRELLVQAAGRGANLGTITAALLRLLDRYGASELRAGIEEALARQVPHLNAVRLALERRREATDRPPPVEIPLPEHLQRRDTPVRPHRLEPYDRLTGATDDPE is encoded by the coding sequence TTGAGCATTTCCACTGATACGCAAGCGCAGATTCTGCGCTACTACCATGCCGAGCGCTGGCGCATCGGCACCATCGCCAGCCAGCTGGGCGTCCATCATGGCACCGTCCGGCGTGTCCTGACGCAGGCGGGTCTGCCACGCACCGGCATCGCGCCGCGGCCTTCCCGCATCGACCCCTACCTGCCCTTGATCCACGCGACCCTGGCGCAGTTTCCGACCCTGACGGCCAGGCGGCTGTACGTCATGGTCAAGGAACGCGGCTACTCCGGCGGTCCCGATCACTTTCGTCATCTGGTCGCCTTGCATCGTCCGCGACCGAAGGCGGAAGCCTACCTGCGGCTCTCGACGCTGCCCGGCGAACAGGCACAGGTCGATTGGGGGCACTTCGGCCACCTGGAAATCGGCCGCGCTCGCCGGGCACTGCTGGCTTTCGTGATGGTGCTGGCGTGGTCGCGCATGATCTATCTGCGCTTCTTTCTCGATGCGCGCATGGAGAACTTCCTGCGCGGCCATGTCGGAGCGTTTGACGCCTGGAGGGGTCTGCCGAGAGTGCTGCTGTACGACAACCTCAAGAGCGCCGTCCTCGAGCGACAAGGGCAGGCGATCCGTTTCAATCCCACCCTACTGCAGTTCGCCGGTCATTATCGCTACGAGCCTCGCCCGGTGGCGATCGCGCGGGGCAATGAGAAGGGGCGCGTGGAAAGGGCCATTCGCTATGTTCGCGAAGCCTTCTTCGCCGGTCGCAGCTTCCTGGATCTGGCGGACCTCAATGCACGGGCGGAAGCTTGGTGTTCGGGAGAGGCGGCGGACCGGCGTTGCCCCGAGGACCCTTCGCTGAGCGTGCGCGAAGCCTTCGCGCTGGAAGCCGCCCATCTGCTGGCGCTGCCGGAGCATGCGTATCCGACCGATGAGCAGGTGGCGGTGAAGGTCGGCAAGACGCCCTATGTGCGCTTCGACCTGAATGACTATTCGGTGCCGCCGGAGCAGGTGCAGCAGACGCTGACGGTGGTCGCCGACCCGCTGCGAGTGCGCATCGTCGATGGGCCGACGCTACTGGCGACGCACCGGCGCAGTTATGACCGGGGGCAGTGCATCGAGGATCCCGCCCATATCGCGACGCTGGTCGAACAGAAGCACCAAGCGAGTCTGCACCGGGGGACCGACCGGCTGACGCGGGCGGTACCGGAAAGCCGGGAGTTGCTCGTCCAGGCGGCCGGCCGGGGGGCGAATCTGGGAACGATCACGGCGGCGCTGTTGCGTCTGCTCGATCGCTACGGTGCAAGCGAGTTGCGGGCGGGCATCGAGGAGGCCTTGGCCCGTCAGGTGCCGCACCTGAATGCGGTGCGCCTGGCGCTGGAGCGCCGGCGCGAAGCGACCGACCGGCCGCCACCGGTCGAGATCCCCTTGCCCGAGCACCTGCAGCGCCGCGATACGCCGGTCCGGCCGCATCGGCTGGAACCCTACGACCGGCTGACGGGGGCGACCGATGATCCCGAGTGA
- a CDS encoding nucleotidyltransferase family protein, protein MTTIDSSQLKGTARPDSDVDLLVEFDPDHVPGLLGIAAMELTLSEMLGGRRVDLRTAQDLSRYFRDEVVRTAEVQYVAA, encoded by the coding sequence TTGACCACCATTGACAGCTCGCAACTCAAGGGAACGGCCCGCCCGGACAGCGACGTGGACCTGCTGGTGGAGTTCGATCCGGATCATGTTCCCGGTCTCCTGGGCATCGCCGCGATGGAGCTGACGCTGTCGGAGATGTTGGGGGGCCGCAGGGTCGACTTGCGTACCGCGCAGGATCTCTCCCGTTACTTTCGGGACGAAGTGGTGCGCACGGCAGAGGTGCAGTATGTCGCCGCATGA